Proteins from one Desulfonema limicola genomic window:
- a CDS encoding DMT family transporter gives MSRLFVVLLTFMGGIVMTIQPSINAKLAQKTGVIESALISFAIGTLTLILIVSASGSGTIKGIVDAKWWELSGGVMGAFFVAVITCSVPRIGTTASMAIIIAAQLTIGILLDHFGMFGFKSLPIDLKRLMGILMMGIGIFFILKK, from the coding sequence ATGTCAAGATTATTTGTAGTATTATTAACATTTATGGGCGGTATTGTAATGACAATCCAGCCCTCAATCAATGCAAAACTTGCACAAAAAACAGGGGTAATAGAAAGTGCCTTGATTTCCTTTGCCATAGGCACTCTTACCCTTATTTTAATAGTATCAGCATCAGGAAGCGGGACCATAAAAGGTATTGTTGATGCAAAATGGTGGGAGCTTTCAGGCGGTGTTATGGGTGCTTTTTTTGTAGCAGTCATAACCTGTTCGGTTCCCCGCATAGGAACAACAGCATCAATGGCAATAATAATAGCTGCCCAGCTTACAATTGGAATCCTTCTTGACCATTTTGGCATGTTTGGCTTTAAGAGCCTGCCAATAGATTTAAAGCGCCTTATGGGTATTTTAATGATGGGTATTGGGATATTTTTTATTTTAAAAAAATAA
- a CDS encoding DUF2339 domain-containing protein, producing the protein MILNIIFGIIFAFFGAAALGKFGGAVLGFAVGWLFGLSANLRTQLKKLEARFEILEIRQESTKILREKIKPEPKDETAPLSAEKPKSGIPIKPVVHDQIKLQNAVQKDFKPDSKQPPKLIDDIKSFFTGGNIVVRFGILILFFGVAFLLKYAAQKNMLSIEIRMAGAALGGLVLLVTGWALRQKRNEYALILQGGGIGILYLTLFASAKIYGLFPLFTAFIIMAGLVILSGMLAVLQDSLALAAFGTAGGFLAPVLTSSGSGNHVMLFSYYAFLNAGIFKIAWFKAWRVLNLIGFVFTFIIGTAWGHEYYQAAYFSTTEPFLVLFFLFYVSISILFALRQPPSLKGYVDGSLVFGVPIIAFALQSSLVKGFEYGLAYSSITAGIFYLLLAIILWTGKKQGLKMLAEVFLALGIVFCTLAIPLALDNRWTSAAWALEGGALLWVGIRQNRVFTRNFGLFLQFASGMAFLGSIDNPSRIPVINGLYLGGLAISITGLFSSFYIEKNMEKLSTWETRFHIPMMAWGLCWWFGMGIYEIDHHSAWKHEKDTVLLFIILSCGIMGLLSGKLNWKLIKYPSMGLMPGLWLFSTADLTGYPKKHPFDKWGLIPWAAAFIVHLYLMYEFEAKWKENIVKIWHIGGMLLIVFILSWEMSWLIDWIVNGADTWALIPWGLVPILAITIFQSWGNEISWPVRRFSHEYMGTGSAILAFCIWLWVLAACFHSGNPKPLSYFPVFNPLDISQLSCSVLLLRWLFKQNVFSGQTLNGLYYAVSTAIFIWLNAVTARTVHYWAKIQFTAHSLHNSALFQTSITILWTLTAFGIMTAGTRKKSRKLWFTGAGLLGAVVLKLFFIDLDGSGTIARIISFLGVGCIMLIIGYVSPLPSINRSNAN; encoded by the coding sequence GTGATTTTAAATATTATCTTTGGAATCATATTTGCTTTTTTTGGTGCTGCTGCTCTGGGTAAGTTCGGCGGGGCAGTTCTGGGTTTTGCTGTGGGGTGGCTGTTTGGTCTGTCCGCAAATCTCAGGACTCAGCTAAAAAAGCTTGAAGCTCGTTTTGAGATATTGGAAATCAGGCAGGAATCCACAAAAATACTGCGTGAGAAAATAAAGCCTGAACCAAAAGATGAAACAGCCCCCCTTTCTGCTGAAAAACCCAAATCAGGGATTCCCATAAAACCGGTTGTCCATGACCAGATAAAACTACAAAATGCAGTCCAAAAGGATTTTAAACCTGATTCAAAACAGCCTCCAAAGCTTATAGATGACATAAAAAGTTTTTTTACAGGAGGAAATATTGTTGTCAGGTTTGGAATTCTTATCCTGTTTTTTGGTGTTGCTTTTTTGCTCAAATATGCTGCCCAGAAAAATATGCTGTCCATTGAAATCCGGATGGCAGGTGCAGCTCTGGGAGGCTTGGTTCTCCTGGTTACTGGATGGGCATTGAGACAAAAAAGAAACGAATATGCACTAATACTGCAGGGGGGCGGTATTGGTATTTTATACCTTACGCTTTTTGCATCAGCAAAAATTTATGGTCTTTTTCCACTTTTTACAGCATTTATAATAATGGCAGGTCTGGTAATATTATCAGGCATGCTGGCTGTGCTGCAGGATTCCCTTGCTCTTGCAGCTTTTGGAACTGCCGGGGGATTTCTTGCTCCTGTACTCACATCTTCAGGAAGCGGAAACCATGTAATGCTCTTTTCCTATTACGCATTTTTAAATGCAGGTATATTCAAAATTGCATGGTTTAAGGCATGGCGTGTTTTAAATCTCATTGGTTTTGTTTTTACATTTATTATAGGAACTGCCTGGGGCCATGAGTATTACCAGGCTGCATATTTTTCCACAACAGAACCTTTTCTTGTTCTTTTTTTTCTGTTTTATGTGTCTATCTCCATTCTCTTTGCCCTGCGGCAGCCCCCCAGTCTTAAAGGTTATGTTGACGGGTCCCTTGTTTTTGGTGTTCCTATCATAGCTTTTGCCCTTCAAAGCAGTCTGGTCAAAGGATTTGAATACGGGCTTGCTTACAGCTCCATTACAGCAGGGATTTTTTATTTACTCCTGGCAATTATTTTATGGACAGGTAAAAAACAGGGGCTGAAAATGCTTGCAGAGGTATTTCTTGCTCTAGGGATTGTATTCTGCACCCTTGCAATCCCCCTTGCCTTAGATAATCGCTGGACATCTGCTGCATGGGCTTTAGAAGGAGGCGCTCTTTTATGGGTCGGTATCCGCCAGAACAGGGTTTTTACAAGAAATTTCGGACTGTTCCTTCAGTTTGCTTCAGGCATGGCTTTTCTTGGTTCAATTGATAATCCTTCCAGAATTCCTGTTATTAACGGCCTTTACCTCGGGGGTCTGGCAATCAGCATAACAGGTTTGTTTTCCTCATTTTATATTGAAAAAAACATGGAAAAACTCAGCACATGGGAAACTCGGTTTCATATTCCCATGATGGCATGGGGACTTTGCTGGTGGTTTGGCATGGGAATTTATGAAATTGACCATCATTCAGCATGGAAACATGAAAAGGATACAGTACTTTTGTTTATTATCCTGAGCTGCGGGATAATGGGACTGCTGTCAGGTAAATTAAACTGGAAACTTATAAAATATCCCTCCATGGGCCTGATGCCTGGATTATGGCTTTTTTCAACAGCTGATTTAACAGGCTATCCCAAAAAGCATCCTTTTGACAAATGGGGGCTTATACCCTGGGCTGCTGCATTTATAGTGCATTTATATCTGATGTATGAATTTGAAGCAAAATGGAAGGAAAATATTGTTAAAATCTGGCATATTGGAGGAATGCTGTTAATTGTATTTATTCTTTCATGGGAAATGTCATGGCTGATTGACTGGATTGTGAATGGAGCAGATACATGGGCTTTAATCCCCTGGGGCCTGGTTCCAATACTTGCTATTACGATTTTTCAGTCATGGGGAAATGAAATTTCATGGCCGGTCAGAAGGTTTTCACATGAATATATGGGAACAGGCTCCGCAATTCTGGCATTTTGTATCTGGCTATGGGTTCTGGCTGCCTGTTTTCATTCAGGAAATCCAAAACCCTTGAGTTATTTTCCTGTTTTCAATCCTCTGGATATATCCCAGTTATCCTGCTCTGTATTATTGCTCAGATGGTTATTTAAACAAAACGTTTTTTCAGGGCAAACCTTAAATGGACTGTATTATGCAGTATCAACAGCAATCTTTATCTGGCTCAATGCTGTAACAGCCAGAACTGTTCACTATTGGGCAAAAATACAGTTTACAGCACACAGCCTCCATAACTCAGCTCTTTTCCAAACCTCAATAACAATACTCTGGACATTAACAGCTTTTGGCATAATGACAGCAGGAACCAGGAAAAAAAGCAGGAAGCTGTGGTTTACAGGAGCCGGTCTCTTAGGTGCTGTAGTTTTAAAGCTATTTTTCATAGACCTTGACGGAAGCGGCACTATTGCAAGGATTATATCGTTTTTAGGTGTGGGGTGCATTATGCTTATTATTGGTTATGTATCCCCGCTGCCTTCCATAAATAGAAGCAATGCAAACTGA
- a CDS encoding thiamine pyrophosphate-dependent enzyme: protein MNNQSLLNTSRPPVFCPGCAHERILHELDLAFGKLGLNGNEIVIVSDIGCSGLFDTFFNTHAFHGLHGRALTYAAGLKMARPELNVIVTMGDGGMGIGGAHLLSACRRNLDMTLLVLNNFNYGMTGGQCSSTSPNHAQLSSGFLNQLEKPLDICQTARAAGAAWVKRSSAYNKELSEEIAHAVEFKGFSIMDIWGICPGRYTKRNKLNPKMIEDDLSKLEPLPGPIPENLRPEYSRAYEKAAKELAPVPSPARIEPQFTSTEKKRQEIVLLGGAGQRIVTAGELLCIAGITAGLHATQKNDYPITVLRGHSISELVLSPEKIGFTGIDKPDIIIALAGEGVNRRKSMFPALTGSTLIIKDKSIEIPETSAEIADIDFKAHNIKKPDWALAALAVMAARKRIITTEMLKAALEIKFKGKVLDASMDIAGTFAESQ from the coding sequence ATGAATAATCAAAGTTTATTAAACACCAGCCGGCCCCCTGTATTCTGCCCTGGATGCGCCCATGAACGCATTCTCCATGAACTTGATCTGGCATTCGGCAAACTGGGACTGAATGGAAACGAGATTGTCATAGTCAGCGACATAGGCTGTTCAGGTCTTTTTGATACGTTTTTTAATACCCATGCCTTTCACGGACTTCACGGCAGGGCTCTCACCTATGCAGCAGGTTTGAAAATGGCAAGGCCCGAACTTAATGTTATTGTTACAATGGGAGACGGGGGAATGGGCATCGGCGGTGCCCATCTGCTGTCTGCGTGCCGCCGGAATCTGGATATGACCCTGCTGGTACTCAACAATTTCAATTACGGCATGACCGGGGGGCAGTGTTCGTCAACAAGTCCAAATCATGCGCAGTTAAGCTCAGGATTTCTCAACCAGCTTGAAAAACCCCTGGATATATGCCAGACAGCAAGAGCAGCAGGAGCGGCCTGGGTTAAGCGCTCATCAGCCTATAATAAGGAACTTTCAGAAGAGATTGCTCATGCTGTTGAATTTAAAGGTTTTTCCATTATGGACATATGGGGAATCTGCCCTGGACGCTACACAAAGCGCAATAAGCTTAACCCTAAAATGATAGAAGATGATTTGTCAAAACTAGAGCCTTTACCAGGCCCCATACCTGAAAATTTACGGCCTGAATACAGCCGGGCATATGAAAAAGCTGCAAAAGAACTTGCTCCAGTCCCCTCCCCTGCCCGGATTGAGCCGCAATTTACCAGTACTGAAAAAAAAAGACAGGAAATAGTCCTGCTGGGAGGAGCAGGCCAGCGCATTGTAACTGCCGGGGAACTGCTCTGCATAGCTGGAATCACGGCAGGTCTTCATGCAACCCAGAAAAATGATTATCCCATAACCGTTTTAAGAGGGCATTCCATAAGCGAACTGGTTCTCTCACCTGAAAAAATTGGTTTTACAGGCATAGACAAACCAGATATAATAATTGCACTTGCAGGGGAAGGGGTAAACAGGAGAAAATCCATGTTTCCCGCATTAACAGGCAGTACCCTTATAATTAAAGACAAATCAATAGAAATACCAGAAACCAGTGCAGAAATTGCAGATATTGATTTTAAGGCTCACAATATTAAAAAGCCTGACTGGGCACTGGCAGCACTTGCAGTTATGGCAGCAAGAAAAAGGATTATCACAACTGAAATGCTGAAAGCTGCCCTGGAAATCAAGTTTAAAGGGAAAGTTCTTGATGCTTCAATGGATATAGCCGGTACTTTCGCGGAGAGCCAGTGA
- a CDS encoding DJ-1/PfpI family protein translates to MSAKKILMIVGDFVEDYEVMVPFQALQMTGHTVHAVCPGKKAGEFVRTAIHDFEGDQTYSEKPGHNFTLNADFEGLKPEQYDALVIPGGRAPEYIRLNKTVLDIVRHFGDADKPVAAICHGAQVLTAAGLIKGKTCSAYPAVGPDIQCSGGTWIDIAMDEVHVDGNLITAPAWPAHPKWLAKFLEVLGTRIEL, encoded by the coding sequence ATGAGCGCAAAAAAGATTCTTATGATTGTTGGTGATTTTGTAGAAGATTACGAGGTTATGGTTCCTTTTCAGGCCCTTCAAATGACAGGGCATACTGTTCATGCAGTCTGTCCTGGTAAAAAAGCAGGTGAATTTGTGCGAACAGCTATTCATGATTTTGAAGGAGATCAGACGTATAGTGAAAAACCAGGGCATAATTTTACCTTAAATGCTGATTTTGAAGGGCTTAAACCTGAACAATACGATGCTCTGGTAATCCCAGGAGGCCGTGCGCCTGAGTATATCAGGTTAAATAAAACTGTTTTAGATATTGTCCGTCATTTTGGAGATGCAGACAAACCTGTTGCAGCCATCTGCCACGGAGCCCAGGTTCTGACAGCAGCAGGGCTGATAAAAGGAAAAACATGCAGTGCCTATCCTGCTGTGGGCCCGGATATTCAATGCAGCGGTGGCACATGGATAGACATTGCAATGGATGAGGTTCATGTTGACGGAAATCTGATAACTGCCCCGGCCTGGCCTGCACATCCAAAATGGCTGGCAAAATTTCTGGAAGTTCTTGGAACCAGGATCGAACTTTAA
- a CDS encoding endonuclease/exonuclease/phosphatase family protein, with product MVKKIFLYTILTAIGIITFIGGLFIFNGLVLADNEKPVSGITSHPPTFENMNSKEIRIMSYNIAKGFIHKGGIKFIDKKTAEKRFNDIAEVIIKENPDIVFLSEAVFECTPCPVNQIIFLAEKAGMHSWAFGENYNFGLPFYRIVGGNAVLSKLPIRTVANPSLSGRKPFYITTNNRRVLWCSLNIRGQDILAASVHNDSYNRANNLTQTKQLIDFKGNRAAVMAGDFNANPGEPSIEFIRNTGELKASFDGPPTFPSSRAKQKIDFIFVPQEWELISHKVIRTKLSDHYPILSVFRLGA from the coding sequence ATGGTTAAAAAGATATTTTTATACACTATTCTGACAGCTATCGGAATTATCACTTTCATAGGGGGACTTTTCATTTTCAACGGTCTGGTATTGGCAGACAATGAAAAACCAGTTTCAGGTATCACTTCCCATCCTCCGACATTTGAAAATATGAATTCCAAAGAAATCAGAATCATGTCTTATAACATCGCCAAAGGTTTTATTCATAAAGGCGGCATAAAATTCATTGACAAAAAGACTGCTGAAAAAAGATTTAATGATATTGCAGAAGTAATTATCAAAGAGAATCCCGATATTGTTTTTCTTTCCGAGGCAGTGTTTGAGTGTACCCCGTGCCCAGTCAACCAGATAATATTCTTAGCTGAAAAAGCCGGTATGCATTCATGGGCATTTGGTGAAAACTATAATTTCGGCCTTCCTTTTTACCGTATAGTCGGCGGTAACGCAGTTTTATCGAAGCTGCCGATTAGAACTGTTGCAAATCCCTCATTATCAGGCCGAAAACCTTTTTATATCACAACAAACAACCGGCGTGTTTTATGGTGCAGCCTGAATATCCGAGGACAGGATATACTTGCAGCATCTGTTCATAATGATTCATACAATCGTGCAAACAATCTGACACAAACAAAACAATTGATTGATTTTAAAGGTAACAGAGCGGCAGTTATGGCAGGGGATTTCAATGCTAATCCAGGTGAACCTTCCATAGAGTTTATTCGTAATACAGGCGAGTTAAAAGCTTCATTCGATGGTCCCCCGACATTTCCTTCAAGTAGAGCAAAACAAAAAATAGATTTTATTTTTGTTCCTCAAGAATGGGAATTAATCAGTCATAAGGTAATTCGGACTAAATTATCAGATCATTATCCTATTCTCTCAGTTTTCCGATTGGGTGCATAA
- a CDS encoding transketolase C-terminal domain-containing protein, which yields MGLSFLEGNEAIAWGAVAAGCSFFAGYPITPATTVFNSMLNLLPPAGGICLQGEDEIASIGFCLGASMAGRKAMTATSGPGISLYSEQISFATGSEIPIVIVNVQRLGPSTGSATKGADGDIQFMRWGNSGGQPVIVLAPVDVEDCYILTIHAFNLAEQYRCPVFIAANKEISMTRESVDLKALDIPAIINRKTGTENKPFLPFGVSDKSLVPDFLPVGSKTLVRQTSSTHGPDGYITVDPGIISQTQERLYKKICSGIDKFTYYEADTEPDSDTLVICYGVTARAAKTAVYNLRKNGKKISLLILKTLWPVPEKLILKHARSIKRVIVPEMNLGQYVREIERILKGIKIEFLGRMDGNLIKPAQIEEMICNE from the coding sequence ATGGGTCTTAGTTTTTTAGAAGGAAATGAGGCAATTGCCTGGGGTGCAGTGGCTGCGGGGTGCAGTTTTTTTGCAGGATACCCCATTACCCCGGCCACAACTGTTTTTAATTCCATGTTAAACCTTTTGCCGCCGGCAGGGGGTATCTGCCTCCAGGGAGAAGATGAAATAGCTTCCATAGGCTTTTGCCTGGGGGCTTCAATGGCAGGCAGAAAAGCCATGACTGCCACATCAGGGCCTGGCATAAGCCTTTACAGTGAGCAGATATCCTTTGCCACTGGCAGTGAAATACCCATCGTTATTGTTAATGTTCAAAGGCTCGGTCCTTCAACAGGTTCTGCAACAAAGGGGGCTGACGGCGACATTCAATTCATGCGCTGGGGAAACAGCGGGGGCCAGCCTGTTATTGTGCTTGCTCCTGTTGATGTGGAGGACTGCTATATACTTACCATACATGCTTTTAATCTTGCAGAACAATACAGATGCCCTGTTTTTATTGCTGCAAACAAGGAAATTTCCATGACCCGCGAGAGCGTTGATTTAAAAGCCCTGGATATTCCCGCGATTATAAACCGCAAAACCGGCACTGAAAACAAACCCTTTCTTCCTTTTGGGGTTTCTGACAAATCCCTGGTTCCCGATTTCCTGCCTGTGGGCAGTAAAACCCTTGTGCGACAGACATCCTCAACCCACGGGCCTGACGGATACATAACAGTTGACCCTGGAATAATATCACAGACCCAGGAAAGGCTTTATAAAAAAATATGCTCTGGTATTGATAAATTCACATATTATGAGGCAGATACGGAGCCTGATTCAGATACCCTGGTAATCTGCTATGGTGTTACTGCCCGTGCAGCAAAAACTGCTGTTTATAATTTAAGAAAAAATGGAAAAAAAATCTCTTTGTTAATCCTGAAAACCCTCTGGCCTGTTCCTGAAAAATTGATTTTAAAACATGCCAGGTCCATTAAGCGTGTAATTGTACCTGAGATGAATTTAGGCCAGTATGTCAGGGAGATAGAGAGAATTTTAAAGGGAATAAAGATTGAATTTCTTGGCCGGATGGATGGAAATCTTATAAAACCTGCCCAGATAGAGGAGATGATCTGCAATGAATAA
- a CDS encoding HDIG domain-containing metalloprotein, whose amino-acid sequence MTEQTNAGITRDDALALLREHLKNERLIAHCMASEAIMRALAPRFDQDPEIWGIAGLLHDLDYEITGEDSASHGDVSAKLLEPKGVSPEIVNAIRKHNAEGLGLERSTIFEHALTCAETITGLIVATALVYPDKKIASVKTKSVTKRMKTPHFARAVSRERIMECEKIGIPLNEFTSISLEAMSEIALELGL is encoded by the coding sequence ATGACAGAACAGACAAATGCCGGAATTACAAGAGATGATGCCCTTGCCCTTTTAAGAGAGCATTTAAAAAATGAAAGATTAATTGCTCATTGCATGGCATCAGAAGCTATTATGCGCGCCCTTGCACCAAGATTTGACCAGGATCCGGAAATATGGGGGATAGCAGGCCTGCTTCATGACCTTGATTATGAGATAACAGGCGAAGATTCAGCCAGTCACGGTGATGTAAGCGCAAAACTTCTTGAGCCAAAAGGCGTATCCCCTGAAATCGTAAATGCTATTCGCAAACATAATGCAGAAGGACTGGGCCTTGAGCGGTCAACAATTTTTGAACATGCCCTGACCTGTGCTGAAACCATAACAGGATTGATTGTGGCAACAGCCCTGGTTTATCCTGACAAAAAGATTGCAAGCGTGAAAACAAAATCTGTAACAAAACGTATGAAAACACCTCATTTTGCCCGTGCTGTAAGCAGGGAAAGAATAATGGAATGCGAAAAGATTGGTATTCCCTTAAATGAATTTACTTCCATAAGCCTTGAAGCCATGTCAGAAATTGCTTTGGAGCTTGGTCTGTAA
- a CDS encoding type II toxin-antitoxin system VapC family toxin, with amino-acid sequence MSEEKKIRLYLDTSVPSAFYDTSKPVRQLVTQKWFENRASSYDLYIGTTALKEISRLENIIKKQNIRDLIFDHNVKILELSEEAVKLADEYIKKGAVPKSEPEDAYHIATASVNRLDALASWNFKHIVSMNPIKKIYEINTKLGYPVIGIGSLELYGGAEYGNL; translated from the coding sequence ATGTCCGAAGAAAAAAAAATCAGGCTGTATCTTGACACATCAGTTCCGAGTGCATTTTATGATACTTCCAAACCCGTCAGACAGCTTGTAACGCAGAAATGGTTTGAAAACAGAGCGTCATCTTATGATCTGTATATCGGAACCACCGCTCTCAAGGAGATCAGCAGACTGGAGAACATCATCAAAAAGCAGAACATAAGAGATCTGATATTTGACCATAATGTCAAAATTCTTGAACTGTCTGAAGAAGCTGTGAAGCTGGCGGACGAATATATCAAAAAAGGGGCAGTCCCGAAGTCAGAACCTGAGGACGCTTATCATATAGCGACAGCATCTGTGAACCGCCTTGATGCACTGGCATCATGGAATTTCAAACATATTGTGAGCATGAATCCGATAAAAAAAATATATGAGATCAATACGAAACTTGGTTATCCGGTTATCGGAATCGGTTCACTGGAATTATACGGAGGAGCAGAATATGGAAATTTATAA